From the Quercus lobata isolate SW786 chromosome 6, ValleyOak3.0 Primary Assembly, whole genome shotgun sequence genome, one window contains:
- the LOC115994338 gene encoding 26S proteasome non-ATPase regulatory subunit 1 homolog A, whose protein sequence is MAATMVSSAGGLLAMLNETHPSLKLHALSNLNNLVDNFWPEISTSVPIIESLYEDEEFDQHQRQLAALLVSKVFYYLSELNDSLSYALGAGSLFDVSEDSDYVHTLLAKAIDEYANLKTKAAESNDEVAKVDPRLEAIVERMLDKCIADGKYPQAMGIAIECRRLDKLEEAITKSDNVHGTLSYCINVSHSYVNLREYRHEVLRLLVQVYQKLPSPDYLSICQCLMFLDEPEGVASILEKLLRSENKDEALLAFQIAFDLVENEHQAFLIKVRDFLSTPKTQSSEPVQPASVEPESAQNESSTTPEDVQMTDGSSASNLNVHETDPNEVMYAERLTKIKGILSGETSIQLTLQFLYSHNKSDLLILKTIKQSVEMRNSVCHSATIYANAIMHAGTTVDTFLRENLDWLSRATNWAKFSATAGLGVIHRGHLQQGRSLMAPYLPQGGAGGGGSPYSEGGALYALGLIHANHGEGIKQFLRDSLRSTNVEVIQHGACLGLGLAALGTADEDIYDDIKNVLYTDSAVAGEAAGISMGLLMVGTASEKASEMLAYAHETQHEKIIRGLALGIALTVYGREEEADTLIEQMTRDQDPILRYGGMYALALAYGGTANNKAIRQLLHFAVSDVSDDVRRTAVLALGFVLYSEPEQTPRIVSLLSESYNPHVRYGAALAVGISCAGTGLSEAISLLEPLTSDVVDFVRQGALIAMAMVMVQISEASDSRVGTFRRQLEKIILDKHEDTMSKMGAILASGILDAGGRNVTIRLLSKTKHDKVTAVVGLAVFSQFWYWYPLIYFISLAFSPTAFIGLNYDLKVPKFEFLSHAKPSLFEYPKPTTVPTTTSAVKLPTAVLSTSAKAKARAKKEADQKANAEKLSGTESSNSGKGKSSSEKDADSMQVDSSPEKKSEPEASFEMLTNPARVVPAQEKFIKFLEDSRYVPVKLAPSGFVLLRDLRPTEPEVLSLTDTPATASSPAGGAAATGQQGSASAMAVDEEPQPPQPFEYTS, encoded by the exons ATGGCGGCTACAATGGTGAGCTCGGCGGGTGGGCTACTGGCTATGCTCAACGAGACGCACCCCTCGCTCAAGCTCCACGCTCTCTCCAACCTCAACAATCTTGTCGACAACTTTTGGCCCGAGATCTCCACCAGCGTTCCCATCAT AGAAAGTTTGTATGAAGATGAGGAGTTTGATCAGCATCAGAGACAACTTGCTGCACTGCTTGTGTCAAAG GTCTTCTACTACTTAAGTGAACTAAATGATTCATTGTCTTATGCACTTGGAGCGGGTTCTCTATTTGATGTTTCAGAAGATTCAGACTATGTTCATACTCTTCTTG CTAAAGCTATAGATGAATACGCCAATCTTAAGACTAAGGCAGCAGAATCAAATGATGAAGTAGCAAAGGTGGACCCTAGACTAGAAGCAATTGTGGAGAGAATGTTGGATAA GTGTATTGCTGATGGGAAATATCCACAAGCTATGGGCATTGCAATTGAATGCCGAAGATTGGATAAACTTGAGGAAGCAATCACCAAGAGCGATAATGTTCATGGGACATTGTCTTATTGTATTAATGTCTCACATTCCTATGTTAATCTTAGAGAATATCGGCATGAG GTTTTGCGTCTCCTCGTTCAAGTGTATCAAAAGCTCCCATCTCCTGATTATTTGAGTATCTGTCAGTGTCTTATGTTCTTGGATGAACCTGAAGGCGTTGCAAGCATACTGGAAAAGCTTCTACGCTCTGAAAATAAGGATGAAGCTCTCTTGGCATTTCAAATAGCCTTTGATCTTGTAGAAAACGAGCACCAagcatttctcataaaagtgagaGATTTCCTTTCAACTCCCAAGACTCAATCTTCAGAACCAGTGCAGCCAGCATCTGTTGAACCAGAATCTGCTCAAAATGAAAGTTCTACCACTCCAGAGGATGTTCAAATGACCGATGGAAGCTCTGCTTCTAATCTGAATGTGCATGAAACTGATCCAAATGAAGTAATGTATGCTGAGAGGTTGACCAAGATCAAGGGAATTTTGTCAGGAGAGACGTCGATACAGTTGACTCTACAATTCTTGTACAGTCATAACAA ATCGGATCTTCTTATCCTAAAGACAATAAAGCAGTCTGTTGAGATGAGAAATAGTGTCTGTCATAGTGCAACAATCTATGCTAATGCGATTATGCATGCGGGAACTACAGTTGATACCTTTCTTAGGGAGAATCTA GACTGGTTGAGCAGAGCCACAAATTGGGCCAAGTTTAGTGCAACTGCAGGTCTAGGTGTTATTCATAGAGGCCACTTGCAACAGGGGAGGTCACTAATGGCACCTTACTTACCTCAGGGTGGGgctggtggtggtggcagtCCATACTCGGAAGGTGGAGCACTTTATGCTCTGGGTCTTATTCATGCCAACCATGGGGAGGGCATCAAACAATTCCTTCGAGATAGCCTGCGTAGTACTAATGTGGAG GTTATCCAACATGGTGCATGCTTAGGTCTTGGTTTAGCAGCTCTAGGAACTGCTGATGAGGATATCTATGATGACATAAAGAATGTTCTCTACACCGACAGTGCTGTTGCTGGCGAAGCTGCTGGCATCAGTATGGGTTTACTTATGGTTGGAACTGCAAGTGAGAAGGCAAGTGAGATGCTTGCTTATGCACATGAGACACAACATGAGAAGATCATTAG GGGGTTAGCGCTGGGAATAGCTCTTACTGTttatggaagagaagaagaagcagacaCTCTAATTGAGCAGATGACTCGGGATCAGGATCCAATACTACGTTATGGTGGTATGTATGCATTGGCACTGGCCTATGGGGGGACAGCGAACAATAAAGCCATTCGACAGCTACTGCACTTTGCTGTATCAGATGTGAGCGATGATGTAAGGAGGACTGCTGTTCTAGCACTTGGGTTTGTCCTGTACTCTGAGCCAGAGCAG ACTCCTAGAATTGTCTCATTGCTGTCTGAGTCTTACAACCCTCATGTTCGATATGGTGCGGCTCTTGCAGTGGGCATTTCCTGTGCTGGTACTGGGTTGAGTGAGGCTATATCTTTGCTAGAGCCTTTGACATCAGATGTTGTTGATTTTGTCCGTCAAGGTGCCCTCATTGCAATGGCTATGGTTATGGTCCAGATTAGTGAAGCCAGTGATTCTCGTGTTGGAACATTCAG GCGACAATtggaaaaaataattctggATAAGCATGAAGACACCATGAGTAAGATGGGTGCAATCTTAGCCTCTGGAATTCTTGATGCGGGTGGAAGGAATGTAACCATAAGGCTGCTTTCCAAGACAAAACATGATAAAGTCACTGCAGTAGTTGGTCTAGCAGTTTTTAGCCAGTTTTGGTATTGGTATCCCCTTATATATTTCATAAGCTTGGCATTCTCACCCACTGCTTTTATTGGACTGAACTATGACTTGAAAGTTCCGAAGTTTGAGTTCTTATCACATGCAAAACCATCACTTTTTGAATATCCTAAACCAACTACCGTTCCCACAACTACTTCTGCTGTAAAACTTCCCACAGCGGTTCTGTCAACATCAGCTAAGGCCAAAGCTAGGGCCAAGAAAGAAGCTGATCAGAAGGCAAATGCTGAAAAGCTATCTGGGACAGAATCTTCCAATAGCGGGAAAGGAAAATCATCTAGTGAGAAGGATGCAGATTCTATGCAG GTTGATAGCTCACCAGAGAAAAAATCAGAGCCTGAGGCTTCTTTTGAAATGCTGACCAACCCTGCCAGGGTGGTTCCTGCTCAGgagaaatttattaaatttctgGAAGATAGCAGATACGTGCCAGTGAAGTTAGCACCTTCAGGGTTTGTTCTACTTAGAGACTTACGTCCCACTGAACCTGAGGTACTCTCTCTTACGGACACGCCGGCAACTGCATCATCACCTGCTGGTGGAGCAGCAGCAACAGGACAGCAGGGTTCTGCATCAGCCATGGCAGTTGATGAGGAACCTCAGCCTCCTCAGCCTTTTGAATACACGTCATGA
- the LOC115994796 gene encoding cytochrome b5, which yields MGGDGKVFTLAQVSEHNTNKDCWLIINGKVYDVTKFLEDHPGGDEVLLSATGKDATDDFEDVGHSDSAREMMNEYYVGEIDSSTIPKKTTYKPPKQPHYNQDKTSEFIIKLLQFLVPLAILGLAVGVRFYTKSA from the exons ATGGGGGGTGACGGCAAAGTCTTCACTTTGGCTCAAGTCTCTGAGCACAACACCAACAAAGACTGTTGGCTTATTATCAATGGCAAA GTATATGATGTGACAAAATTCTTGGAAGATCATCCTGGTGGTGATGAGGTTTTGCTGTCAGCAACAG GGAAGGATGCAACTGATGATTTTGAGGATGTGGGTCATAGTGATAGTGCCAGAGAAATGATGAACGAGTACTATGTTGGAGAGATTGATTCTTCAACCATCCCCAAGAAGACTACATACAAGCCTCCAAAGCAGCCTCATTACAACCAGGACAAGACATCGGAGTTCATCATTAAACTCCTCCAATTCCTTGTTCCCCTTGCAATCTTGGGTTTGGCTGTTGGTGTCCGCTTTTACACCAAATCAGCCTAA